The stretch of DNA CCCAACAAAGGGCCCAGCATGAAACCGAGTCCAAAGGCCACGCCGATCAGGGCCATGCCTCGGGCGCGCTTTTCGAGCGTCGTGCAGTCGGCAATGTAGGCCTGCGCCGTGGGAATCGTCGCGCCTGCCATTCCTGCGCCAATGCGCGAGGCGAACATCAGCCCCAGGCTGCGGTAGACCGTCGCCACGCCGAACAGCAGATAGCACAAGGCCGAAGCCGCCAGGCCGACCATGATCACCGGCCGCCGCCCGATGCGATCGGACAAGCGCCCCCAAAAGGGGGCGAACACCAACTGCATGGCCGAAAAACTGGCCATCAGCAATCCCAACTCGATGCCCGCGGAATCGACGTTGAATTCGCTCGCGTAGCTGGGCAACAGCGGCAACACCATGCCAAAGCCCAGCAAGTCGATAAACACCGTCAAGAAGATGACCGCGAGCGATGCTTTCCCGGGGGTGCGTTCAGACATAACCAGGCGGACCGGTCGCGGCGAGCAGGTGTCGAAAGGGTGTTGCGCCAATCCACCGGAAAACATGAGTTGCCCGCGGCGCAAGCGAGCCATCTTAGCCTTCCCGCAGCGACGTGACCATGCCCGGCGCGACGCGGCGAACGCCCCGTGCTAGTGCCTCGGCAGACGGAGGTCTATGATCGAGGAATGAGCCGCAACACCGCCGAACAGCGCCGCCGGATCGAAACGCTCGACGTGTCGGCGCTCGAAACGCATCAACTCGCGCGGCTCAATGGACTGCTCGACGAGATCCTGCCGCACAACCGCTTTTACGCGACCAAGCTGGCCGCCTGCCCCCGGCCGCTCACCTCGCTCAATGCGCTGGCCGACCTGCCCTTCACGAACAAGCAGGAATTGGTCGGCGGACAGGCCAACGGCGACCTGGGGCTCAACCATACGTTCGACATCGATCAATACGTCCGCTGGCATCAAACGTCTGGCACGCGCGGGCGGCCGCTGGTCGTGCTCGACACGGCCCGCGATTGGCAGTGGTGGATCGGCTGCTGGCAACACGTGCTCGATGCCGCGGGCCTGGCGCCGAGCGACCGCGTGCTGCTGGCGTTTTCGTTCGGTCCGTTCATCGGCCTGTGGAGCGCGTTCGACGCGCTCGTCGAGCGCGGCTGCCTGGTCGTGCCCGGCGGAGGTCAAAGCACCCTGGCGCGGCTCGAGTTGCTGCGGTCGAGCCGGGCGACCGCGTTGGTTTGCACGCCAAGTTACGCGCTGCACATGGCCGAGGTGGCCGCGGGCCGCAAGATCGACCTGGCCGGCCTGCCCGTCGAGAAACTGGTGCTCACCGGCGAGCCGGGAGCGAGCGTGCCGGGCATCCGCCAACGGATCGCCGCGGCCTGGGACGCTGCCGTGTTCGATCACGGCGGCGCGACTGAGATCGGGCCCTGGGGCTTTCCCGACGATCGCGGCCGCGGGCTGCACGTCTTGGAGACCGAGTTCCTGGCCGAGTTTCTCTCGGTCGAAACCGGCAAACCGGCCGACGAAGGCGAACTGTCGGAGCTGGTGCTGACCAGCTTGGGCCGCATCGGCTGCCCCGTGATTCGCTATCGCACGGGCGATCTGGTGCGACCCGTCTGGCAGCACGATGCCCGCTCGCGGTTTGTCCTGCTCGACGGCGGAATCCTGGGGCGCGCCGACGACATGATGATCATCCGCGGCGTGAACATCTTTCCCAGCGCGATCGAGCAGATTCTCCGCAGCTTCCCCGAGGTGATCGAGTACCGCATGACGGCGCGGCGCGTCGAAGCGATGGACCACCTGATCATCGAGATCGAGGACCGGCTCGACCAGCCGCTGCGCGTGGCCGAAGAGCTGCGGCTGCGGCTCGGATTGAAGGTCGAAGTGCAAGGCGTGCCGCTGGGCACCCTGCCCCGTTTCGAGGGCAAAGGAAAACGCTTCGTCGACGAACGCTGAAGCGCCGCAGGCGATCGACGGCACACAAGGCAGTTCCGCGCGAAAGCGAAGACATGTCTCACGTTTCATCGGCGGCCGAAGTCCAGGAGCTGCGCGAACGCCTGACCGGGGCCACGGCCGCCGAGTTGCGCGCGGCGGTGCGGTCCGGTACATGGACCGGTCCCACGGCCGGACTGGCGCGCGGTTTCGTGCAGGCCAACGTGGTGATCTTGCCGGCGGCGGTGGCCGACGAGTTTGCCGAGTTTTGCCGGCTGAATGCGCGACCGTGCCCGTTGATTGCCCGGACGCTGCCCGGCGACGCGGAGCCGCGCAGCGCTGCGCCCGGCGCCGATCTGCGGACCGACGTGCCGCGCTACCGGGTATTTCGCGGCGGCGTGGCCGAGGCAGATCAACCGCTCGAGATCGGCCCGTTGTGGCGCGACGACCTGGTCGGTTTTTTGCTGGGGTGCTCGTTCACCTTCGAGAATGCACTAGTCGAGGCAGGCCTAGGCGTGCGCCATCTCGAAGCGGGGAGCAATGTGCCGATGTATCGCACCCATCGCGCCTGCGTACCGGCGGGGCGGTTTGCCGGGCCGCTGGTCGTGAGCATGCGGCCGTATCGGCCCGACCAGATCGACGAGGTCGCGGCGATCACGGGGCGATATCCCCGCATGCACGGCGCGCCGGTGCACGTCGGCGATCCGGCGGCCCTGGGCATCGCCGACCTGGCCCGGCCCGACTTTGGCGATCCGGTCGAGTTGCAGCCCGGCGAAGTCCCGGTATTTTGGGCCTGCGGCGTGACGCCGCAATTAGCGCTGGCCGCGGCGCGGTGCGAGTTGGCAATTACGCACGCGCCAGGCTGCATGTTCGTGACCGATCTGCGCGACGAGGCCTACTGCGAACGATGACTCCACCAGCCAGCCCGACAGCCCCGCTCGACGTCAGCGCGGTGCGGCAACAGTTTCCGGCACTGGCCCGCGAGGTGAGCGGCCGCCAGGCCGTCTTTTTCGACGGGCCCGCCGGGAGCCAGGTGCCGCAGCGCGTGATCGACGCCATCGGCGACTACCTGCGGAACTCGAATGCCAATCACGGCGGCGTGTTTGCCACGAGCGTGGCGAGCGACGCCCTGCTGGACGAGGTGCACCGGGCCGCGGCCGACCTGCTGCACGCACCCGACCCGCACGCGGTGTGCTTCGGCGCGAACATGACGACGCTGTGCCTGGCGTTGTCGCGGGCACTGGCCAAGACCTGGGAACCGGGCGATGAAATCATCGTCACCCGGCTCGATCACGACGCCAACGTCACGCCGTGGGTGCTGGCCGCGCGCGACGCCGGCGTACACGTGCACCACGTGCCCTTTCGGCCAGAGGATTGCACGCTCGATTTGCAGGCCCTGCAGAACGTGTTGTCGACGCGGACCCGGCTCGTGGCCGTGGGGTGTGCGTCGAACGCCGTGGGCACGGTCAACTCGGTCCGCGAGATTGCCCGCGTGGTGCAAGGCGTCGGCGCGGAGATCTGCCTCGACGCGGTCCACTACGTGCCGCACGGCCTGGTCGACGTGCAGGCTTGGGGTTGCGACTACCTGCTCTGCTCGGCCTATAAATTCTTCGGCCCCCACGTCGGCATCCTCTGGGGGCGCGCCGAACGGCTGGCCGAGCTGCCCGTGTACAAGGTGCGACCGGCACCCAATGACCTGCCGGGGCGCTGGATGACCGGCACGCAGAATCACGAGTGCCTGGCGGGGGTCCTGGCGGCGATCGAATACCTGGCCGCGCTGGGGCGCTCGATTGCGCCGGCAGCCGCGTCACGGCGTCAGGCCCTGGTGGCGGCCTACGAAGCGATCACCGCGTATGAACGCGGCTTGCAAGCGCGACTCTTGGCCGGGCTCGCCGAATTGCCGAGCGTCAAGATCTACGGCATCACTGATCCGAAACGGCTGCACGAGCGCGTGCCGACGGTGTCGATCACGCATCGCCGCTATCGGCCGCTCGAGCTCGCCCAACGCCTGGCCGACGAGGGCGTGTTCGTCTGGCACGGCAATTACTATGCGCTGTCG from Pirellulales bacterium encodes:
- a CDS encoding cysteine desulfurase-like protein is translated as MTPPASPTAPLDVSAVRQQFPALAREVSGRQAVFFDGPAGSQVPQRVIDAIGDYLRNSNANHGGVFATSVASDALLDEVHRAAADLLHAPDPHAVCFGANMTTLCLALSRALAKTWEPGDEIIVTRLDHDANVTPWVLAARDAGVHVHHVPFRPEDCTLDLQALQNVLSTRTRLVAVGCASNAVGTVNSVREIARVVQGVGAEICLDAVHYVPHGLVDVQAWGCDYLLCSAYKFFGPHVGILWGRAERLAELPVYKVRPAPNDLPGRWMTGTQNHECLAGVLAAIEYLAALGRSIAPAAASRRQALVAAYEAITAYERGLQARLLAGLAELPSVKIYGITDPKRLHERVPTVSITHRRYRPLELAQRLADEGVFVWHGNYYALSLTEALGLEPEGMVRIGLLHYNTREEVERLLDLLRGMEA
- a CDS encoding putative hydro-lyase, with product MSHVSSAAEVQELRERLTGATAAELRAAVRSGTWTGPTAGLARGFVQANVVILPAAVADEFAEFCRLNARPCPLIARTLPGDAEPRSAAPGADLRTDVPRYRVFRGGVAEADQPLEIGPLWRDDLVGFLLGCSFTFENALVEAGLGVRHLEAGSNVPMYRTHRACVPAGRFAGPLVVSMRPYRPDQIDEVAAITGRYPRMHGAPVHVGDPAALGIADLARPDFGDPVELQPGEVPVFWACGVTPQLALAAARCELAITHAPGCMFVTDLRDEAYCER
- a CDS encoding phenylacetate--CoA ligase family protein, with product MSRNTAEQRRRIETLDVSALETHQLARLNGLLDEILPHNRFYATKLAACPRPLTSLNALADLPFTNKQELVGGQANGDLGLNHTFDIDQYVRWHQTSGTRGRPLVVLDTARDWQWWIGCWQHVLDAAGLAPSDRVLLAFSFGPFIGLWSAFDALVERGCLVVPGGGQSTLARLELLRSSRATALVCTPSYALHMAEVAAGRKIDLAGLPVEKLVLTGEPGASVPGIRQRIAAAWDAAVFDHGGATEIGPWGFPDDRGRGLHVLETEFLAEFLSVETGKPADEGELSELVLTSLGRIGCPVIRYRTGDLVRPVWQHDARSRFVLLDGGILGRADDMMIIRGVNIFPSAIEQILRSFPEVIEYRMTARRVEAMDHLIIEIEDRLDQPLRVAEELRLRLGLKVEVQGVPLGTLPRFEGKGKRFVDER